A genomic segment from Alistipes senegalensis JC50 encodes:
- a CDS encoding heparinase II/III family protein translates to MNAIKSIFPQRLVKSLLTAGMFCMGISACADDTAAPEKSFSIADIAELERFYDSYANKRIELPGSGYESGDIVQFIDTGISHNTYTMQYEQTGDGLLVTLPDNLASSEYGIYIVRGGMKFLYGKSYFGRFDSRRLTAGNHPRLLMDSSDFETLKAQLAVADPTSLLARMHTECMVVADAWGMSDSELAFELDASGKRILTVAREALQRIFTCAYAYRITGDTKYLEHAERDINTVCDFESWNAKRHFLDVAELSVAVGLGYDWLYHELKPETRANAERALQEYAFQPAEDKVWNLNFYESGSNWNQVCNCGMVCGALAIYETCPARAAALIEKSIDSNLNILLEMYAPDGNYPEGYSYWGYGTTFECLMMALLDSTVGTDNGLSTSPGFSRTGNYMLHMIGRNGSFNYSDNGSAAYTELPMWYFADKLGDVSLLHYELRMLDIQPHRSSCAEKRLLPMVMPFVSRLNPGTVPPPSDKVWAGNGKTPVVLVRTGWAWDETDRFLGLKGGKASTSHGHMDAGSFVYDAENVRWATDLGSENYTTLEVNIGNGPTWDMTQNSLRWDVFKLNNRQHNTLTINDSKHLVDGFAPIVSVIDTETEQGGTLNLSPVFADEAASVVRTGKIVNNDYLLIIDEVTARADKEARIRWTLVTETAPTVEETRIVLTATNGKTMFLAAEAGETPVTYRSFPDEPSTDYETPLPTVSIVGYEATVPAGQSVTFRTKLAREL, encoded by the coding sequence ATGAATGCCATTAAAAGTATATTTCCGCAGCGGCTCGTGAAATCTCTGCTGACCGCAGGAATGTTTTGCATGGGAATCTCCGCCTGCGCCGACGACACCGCCGCCCCGGAAAAGTCGTTTTCCATAGCGGACATCGCGGAACTGGAGCGTTTCTACGACAGTTACGCCAACAAACGAATCGAGCTTCCGGGCAGCGGATACGAATCGGGCGACATCGTGCAGTTCATCGACACGGGCATTTCGCACAATACTTATACGATGCAATACGAACAGACCGGAGACGGTTTGCTCGTCACGCTGCCGGACAATCTGGCGAGCAGCGAATACGGCATATATATCGTGCGCGGAGGCATGAAATTCCTGTACGGCAAGAGCTATTTCGGACGTTTCGACAGCCGCCGGCTGACCGCCGGGAACCATCCCCGCCTGTTGATGGACTCCTCGGATTTCGAGACGCTGAAAGCCCAGCTGGCCGTCGCCGACCCGACATCGCTGCTGGCCCGCATGCACACCGAGTGCATGGTCGTGGCCGACGCATGGGGCATGTCGGACAGCGAACTGGCCTTCGAGCTCGACGCCTCGGGCAAACGCATTCTCACCGTCGCCCGGGAGGCTCTCCAACGCATTTTCACCTGCGCCTACGCCTACCGGATCACGGGCGACACGAAATATCTGGAACATGCGGAACGGGACATCAACACAGTCTGCGATTTCGAAAGCTGGAACGCGAAACGGCATTTCCTCGACGTTGCCGAGTTGTCGGTGGCCGTGGGACTGGGCTACGACTGGCTCTACCATGAATTGAAGCCCGAAACCCGGGCCAATGCCGAACGTGCATTGCAGGAGTACGCCTTCCAGCCCGCCGAGGACAAGGTCTGGAACCTCAATTTCTACGAGTCCGGCAGCAACTGGAATCAGGTCTGCAACTGCGGCATGGTCTGCGGGGCGCTGGCCATCTACGAAACCTGCCCCGCACGCGCCGCGGCGCTGATCGAGAAGAGCATCGACTCGAACCTCAACATCCTGCTGGAGATGTACGCCCCCGACGGCAACTACCCCGAAGGTTACAGCTACTGGGGCTACGGCACGACCTTCGAGTGCCTGATGATGGCGCTCCTGGACAGCACCGTGGGGACGGACAACGGACTGAGCACCTCCCCCGGCTTCTCCCGCACGGGGAACTACATGCTCCACATGATCGGCCGGAACGGCAGTTTCAACTACTCGGACAACGGCTCGGCCGCCTATACGGAGCTCCCGATGTGGTACTTCGCCGACAAACTCGGCGATGTCTCCCTGCTGCACTACGAGCTCCGCATGCTGGACATCCAGCCTCACCGCAGTTCGTGCGCCGAAAAGCGGCTGCTGCCGATGGTGATGCCGTTCGTCAGCCGGCTGAATCCGGGCACGGTGCCGCCGCCGTCGGACAAGGTATGGGCAGGCAACGGCAAAACCCCGGTCGTGCTGGTCCGCACCGGCTGGGCCTGGGACGAAACGGACCGTTTCCTGGGGCTGAAAGGCGGCAAAGCCTCCACGAGCCACGGTCACATGGATGCCGGTTCGTTCGTCTACGACGCTGAAAACGTACGCTGGGCCACGGATCTCGGCAGCGAAAACTACACGACCCTCGAAGTCAACATCGGCAACGGCCCGACATGGGACATGACGCAGAACTCCCTGCGGTGGGACGTATTCAAACTGAACAACCGGCAGCACAACACGCTGACGATAAACGACTCGAAACATCTGGTTGACGGCTTCGCCCCGATCGTGTCCGTCATCGACACCGAGACGGAACAGGGCGGGACGCTCAACCTGTCGCCGGTCTTCGCGGACGAGGCCGCCTCGGTGGTCCGGACGGGCAAAATCGTCAACAACGACTATCTGCTGATCATCGACGAGGTGACGGCCCGCGCCGACAAGGAGGCGCGAATCCGCTGGACGCTGGTGACGGAGACCGCGCCGACGGTCGAAGAGACGCGGATCGTGCTGACGGCGACCAACGGAAAGACGATGTTCCTCGCGGCCGAAGCCGGAGAGACGCCGGTCACTTACAGAAGTTTCCCCGACGAACCCTCGACCGATTATGAAACGCCGCTTCCGACCGTCAGCATCGTGGGCTACGAGGCGACGGTTCCGGCCGGACAGAGCGTGACGTTCCGGACGAAGCTGGCCCGGGAGCTGTGA
- a CDS encoding SusC/RagA family TonB-linked outer membrane protein, with product MRKFVLLIMIVLSAGALALAQNKRISGTVKGVDGRPIAGATVLVEGTSIGTTTNADGRFSVQAPADGTLVVSFIGYASKSVNIAGKTRLDIALKEDTHAIDDVIVVAYGTAKKESFTGSVAVVKGEELEHRKVSNVTKALDGLAPGVQVTSGSGQPGSGTTVAIRGFGSINASSTPLYVVDGIPYDGAISAINPDDIASISILKDASASVLYGARGANGVVLINTKKGNRNETNVELKINVGVSSRAIPRYETVGARDFMEIMYSAFYNDYGSNAVAQMASGSKRIFGSNEMYNPYDVPLAQLFTADGKVCDDAKLLWDEDWLDEVTDNAALRQEYGASVSGGNEKTQYMFSLGYLNEDGVLKTTNFERYSGRLNVETQAKPWFAAGMGANFARNSTNSSQTSASATSNVFFSAQMMAPIYPVYQRDPETGDYLRDANGRKQFDYGSSRPSGQQTNFNSIATLYDDKYAQTSYSLSARAHMDFMGIGDHWSEGLKFQLNFGTDYYNSQSMTYYNPFFGNAESVGGRIQKTNTTSLGYTFNQLLSYNRTFDRHNIDLLLGHEYYAYTTSDLSGHKTGLPGGGIYELDAAAVIVGTGSSTDEDRIESVFSRIGYSYDDKYYLSGSWRTDGSSRFARSTRWGNFWSVGASWRMSQEAFMRDISWLNNLTLKFSYGVQGNNSVGSYYAYQALYDTGSPNATLPGATINDVANEDLTWESNHNLNVGLEARLLDRIDLSFEFYNRKTTDMLLSYPLASSSGFDSYYRNSGEMRNRGIEFAVTGRIFDRRDFQWSVTWMGSTVSNKVLKLTEDGKDIIGSTQIIREGETLYSYYVARSAGVDPMTGEKMYWATDKDGNDYITKSTTVAQANRVIAGSRIPDLYGSLSTSLRWKNLDFSISTNYSIGGKNYDGVYYEFMSCYYTAQAKHKDMLRAWRKPGDVTDVPKYTIGETPIVTDDKLVDASYFSIKNITLGYTLPRRWTSKIGFKAARVSASVDNLCIFTHLKGMDPQYSLTGGTSYAYAPTRTVSFNLDLKF from the coding sequence ATGAGAAAATTTGTACTACTCATTATGATCGTTTTGAGTGCAGGTGCATTGGCCCTGGCGCAAAATAAACGGATCTCCGGTACGGTCAAGGGTGTGGACGGCAGGCCGATCGCCGGCGCTACCGTGCTCGTAGAGGGGACCTCGATCGGAACGACCACCAATGCCGACGGCCGCTTTTCCGTGCAGGCTCCCGCCGACGGCACGCTGGTCGTTTCGTTCATCGGCTATGCCTCGAAAAGTGTGAACATCGCGGGGAAAACGCGCCTCGACATCGCGCTGAAGGAAGATACGCATGCCATCGACGACGTGATCGTCGTCGCTTACGGTACGGCCAAGAAGGAGTCGTTCACGGGTTCCGTCGCCGTCGTCAAGGGCGAGGAGCTGGAACACCGCAAGGTTTCCAACGTCACCAAGGCGCTGGACGGTCTGGCTCCGGGCGTGCAGGTCACTTCCGGCTCCGGACAGCCCGGATCGGGCACGACGGTCGCCATCCGCGGCTTCGGCTCGATCAACGCTTCATCGACGCCGCTCTACGTCGTGGACGGCATTCCCTACGACGGAGCCATCTCGGCCATCAACCCCGACGACATCGCCAGCATCAGCATCCTGAAAGACGCTTCGGCGTCGGTGCTCTACGGTGCCCGCGGCGCCAACGGCGTCGTGCTCATCAACACGAAGAAAGGCAATCGCAACGAGACGAACGTGGAGCTGAAAATCAACGTGGGCGTCTCTTCGCGGGCCATTCCCCGCTACGAAACGGTCGGGGCCAGGGATTTCATGGAGATCATGTATTCGGCCTTCTACAACGACTACGGTAGCAATGCCGTCGCGCAGATGGCATCGGGCTCGAAACGCATTTTCGGCAGCAATGAGATGTACAATCCCTACGACGTTCCCCTGGCGCAGCTCTTCACCGCCGACGGCAAGGTGTGCGACGATGCGAAACTGCTGTGGGACGAAGACTGGCTCGATGAAGTGACCGACAACGCCGCGCTCCGGCAGGAATACGGCGCCAGCGTTTCGGGCGGCAACGAGAAGACCCAGTATATGTTCTCGCTGGGTTACCTGAACGAGGACGGCGTGCTTAAAACGACCAACTTCGAACGCTATTCGGGGCGTCTGAACGTCGAAACGCAGGCGAAGCCCTGGTTCGCGGCGGGCATGGGCGCGAACTTCGCCCGCAATTCGACCAACTCCTCCCAGACCTCTGCGAGCGCTACTTCCAACGTGTTCTTTTCGGCGCAGATGATGGCCCCGATCTATCCGGTCTACCAGCGCGATCCCGAGACGGGCGACTATCTGCGCGACGCGAACGGCCGGAAGCAGTTCGACTACGGATCTTCGCGTCCTTCGGGCCAGCAGACCAACTTCAACAGCATCGCCACGCTCTACGACGACAAATATGCGCAGACCTCCTATTCGCTTTCGGCTCGCGCGCATATGGATTTCATGGGCATCGGCGACCACTGGAGCGAGGGGCTGAAATTCCAGCTCAACTTCGGCACCGACTACTACAACTCGCAGTCCATGACCTATTATAACCCCTTCTTCGGGAACGCCGAGTCGGTCGGCGGACGTATCCAGAAAACGAACACCACGTCGCTCGGCTATACGTTCAACCAGCTGCTCTCCTATAACCGCACGTTCGACCGGCACAATATCGACCTGCTTCTCGGACACGAGTACTACGCCTATACGACCTCGGACCTCTCCGGCCACAAGACCGGGCTTCCCGGCGGCGGCATCTACGAACTGGATGCGGCGGCCGTCATCGTCGGCACGGGCAGCTCGACGGACGAAGACCGCATCGAATCGGTCTTCTCGCGCATCGGTTACAGCTACGACGACAAGTACTATCTCTCCGGAAGCTGGCGCACCGACGGTTCGTCGCGCTTCGCCCGCAGCACCCGCTGGGGCAACTTCTGGTCCGTGGGAGCTTCGTGGCGCATGTCGCAGGAGGCGTTCATGCGCGACATCTCGTGGCTGAACAACCTGACGCTGAAATTCTCCTACGGCGTGCAGGGCAACAACAGCGTGGGTTCCTACTATGCCTATCAGGCGCTGTATGACACCGGCTCTCCGAATGCCACGCTTCCCGGTGCGACCATCAACGACGTGGCCAACGAGGACCTGACCTGGGAGTCGAACCACAATCTCAACGTCGGTCTCGAAGCCCGCCTGCTGGACCGTATCGACCTGAGCTTCGAGTTCTACAACCGGAAGACGACCGACATGCTGCTGAGCTATCCGCTCGCCTCCTCGTCGGGCTTCGACAGCTACTACCGCAACTCGGGCGAGATGCGCAACCGCGGTATCGAATTCGCCGTCACGGGACGGATCTTCGACCGCCGGGATTTCCAGTGGAGCGTGACGTGGATGGGATCGACCGTCAGCAACAAGGTGCTCAAACTGACCGAGGACGGCAAGGACATCATCGGTTCGACGCAGATCATCCGCGAAGGCGAAACGCTCTACTCCTACTACGTGGCCCGTTCGGCCGGAGTCGATCCGATGACCGGCGAGAAGATGTATTGGGCGACGGACAAGGACGGCAACGACTACATCACCAAATCGACGACCGTGGCCCAGGCGAACCGCGTCATCGCCGGAAGCCGCATTCCCGATCTCTACGGGTCGCTCTCCACGTCGCTGCGCTGGAAGAACCTCGATTTCTCGATCTCGACGAACTATTCGATCGGCGGCAAGAACTACGACGGCGTGTATTACGAATTCATGAGCTGCTACTACACGGCACAGGCCAAACACAAGGACATGCTGCGTGCATGGCGGAAGCCGGGCGACGTGACGGACGTTCCCAAATACACGATCGGCGAAACCCCCATCGTCACGGACGACAAGCTGGTCGATGCCTCCTATTTCTCGATCAAGAACATCACGCTGGGCTATACGCTGCCCCGGCGGTGGACTTCGAAAATCGGCTTCAAGGCGGCCCGTGTCTCGGCTTCGGTGGACAACCTCTGCATCTTCACGCATCTGAAGGGCATGGACCCGCAGTATTCGCTCACCGGCGGCACTTCGTACGCCTATGCTCCGACGCGCACCGTATCGTTCAATCTCGATCTCAAGTTCTAA
- a CDS encoding site-specific integrase: MATVKPKFRPSTVDGKEGTLFYRIIHNRRSHRIRTGYKLFPSEWDERSGGILIPPGSDEGRKNYLAVLQDRVAGDTDRLNRIIASYEQELRTYTYADILADYSAPEGADTLFGFMKEMIGRLRRQGRIRTCETYDTTLRNFTRFRKGRDMRFGEIDSEIMVAYELHLKMTGVSKNTSSFYLRILRAVYNRAVEEGFCTQRHPFKHVYTGIAKTAKRALALDALRRIRDMELASRPQMDYARNMFLLSFYLRGMSFVDMAYLKREDLQNGMLTYCRKKTGQRLSIRWEPCMQQIVERYPNGNPAYLLPILVRSDSDERRQYKNVGHLINRNLRKLGRELGLAVPLTMYVARHTWASVARSRNIPLSVISESMGHDSEATTRIYLASLDTAVVDQANRLVINSLSEEDLG; encoded by the coding sequence ATGGCAACCGTAAAACCTAAATTCCGGCCCTCGACCGTCGATGGCAAGGAGGGCACTCTGTTCTACCGGATCATCCACAACCGCCGGTCCCACCGCATCCGCACCGGCTATAAACTCTTCCCCTCGGAGTGGGACGAACGCTCGGGAGGCATTCTCATCCCGCCGGGCTCCGATGAAGGGCGTAAAAACTACCTCGCCGTGCTGCAAGACCGCGTCGCCGGGGATACCGACCGGCTGAACCGGATCATCGCCTCTTACGAGCAGGAGCTGAGAACCTATACGTACGCCGACATTCTGGCGGATTATTCGGCCCCGGAGGGCGCCGATACGCTGTTCGGATTCATGAAGGAGATGATCGGCCGGCTGCGCCGGCAGGGACGGATACGGACCTGCGAGACCTACGATACGACCCTGCGCAACTTCACCCGTTTCCGAAAAGGACGGGACATGCGTTTCGGGGAGATCGACTCGGAGATCATGGTCGCGTATGAACTGCATCTCAAAATGACGGGCGTGAGCAAAAACACCTCGTCCTTCTACCTCCGCATCCTGCGGGCGGTGTACAACCGGGCCGTGGAGGAGGGTTTCTGCACGCAGCGGCATCCGTTCAAACACGTCTACACCGGCATCGCCAAGACCGCGAAACGGGCCCTGGCGCTCGATGCGCTCCGGCGAATCCGCGACATGGAACTGGCGTCCCGCCCTCAGATGGACTATGCCCGGAACATGTTCCTGCTGAGTTTCTACCTGCGCGGGATGTCGTTCGTGGACATGGCCTACCTGAAAAGGGAGGACCTGCAAAACGGCATGCTCACCTACTGCCGGAAAAAGACCGGGCAGCGGCTTTCGATCCGCTGGGAGCCCTGCATGCAGCAGATCGTGGAGCGCTATCCCAACGGAAATCCGGCCTACCTGCTGCCGATTCTTGTCCGCAGCGACTCCGACGAACGCCGGCAGTATAAGAATGTCGGACACTTGATCAACCGCAACCTGCGGAAACTCGGCCGGGAACTGGGGCTGGCCGTTCCGCTCACCATGTACGTCGCGCGCCACACGTGGGCGAGCGTCGCCCGCAGCCGGAATATCCCGCTTTCGGTCATCAGCGAGAGCATGGGCCACGATTCGGAGGCCACCACGAGGATTTATCTCGCTTCGCTGGATACGGCCGTCGTGGATCAGGCGAACCGGTTGGTTATAAATTCGTTGTCGGAAGAGGATCTGGGATGA
- a CDS encoding hybrid sensor histidine kinase/response regulator transcription factor, which translates to MGNLYLSKAAIVLSLLCSGLFRTEAQAGPQLIRHLPNLTINGFVQDQVGYVWIATNNGLCRYNGQVYRYYQHESEEPYSLPDNRVHALHVDDSGVLWIVSDSGISTYDSGHDGFESVLRGSGLHGIVPLGSRIVCYGTGGMVLVDAADRTVLQRKHAPRHCPAVLESDGKEHLWGGLPGKRSALLRYDRDLNLCDSAALPRATEFRSSCRDTLGRIWFGLQQGIFVLDPETRQAAADPALTRCANRMSGHCVTMLFPDRSGTVHIGTQGSNIHMFNVPNGVAEYNIAYRFHLSHTSDFRCGFSDSENNIWIGTGDRGYAVRHSQRKNFNSASRLARLTQGKYINAVSARKDGTLWIGSRYKGLLAYNPDAPALWYTVSNCDFMSRIASNGIESLHTGSDERLWININDRIVVCTTDRSRITGHTLLAERATVNRFCEDSGKRMWAATEKGIFVWKDDAPAGRLFAGCDVQDIIPLDGDRLLAAVSGRGIFTVSTRDFSSSLYLQPTDSMTAGALRRPSCLLRRSDGSLWIGTRFDGVVRYDPRQGFRSYTLHSGMASNEISDMTEDAIGNVWVSTSYGLSLISPAFEHVITYFQSDRLQTQQFCPHCSLSSPTALYFGGNTGLAQFSPQRILSKISQQPVPLVLREIRVNSVALTPSKTGPLTKPLNDTERIVLGHKQRNIDISYEAVAFLSPEKIRFAYRLCGRNVDNEWQYVENLSMANYSHLPAGHYVFELKARNPDGFWNEEPRRLEIVVRPSPLLTWYAFLVYALVIIGGTGFANRLYLHRKRQKMELELARTKLKREEELTNMKINFFTNISHELRTPLSLIYGPVNMLPGVTDKNWMRELIGLINYNVQKLLDLVDQTLALSRIENDTLPLSVCRQDILPHVRRLMNSFTCYAREKEITVDLDLPAERLVVAVDIDKFGKILSNLVSNALKYTPKEGHVEVRISLETELPAALAEAVPAAQYLTVSVTDNGIGMSEEDVSRIFERYKRLTHSERSTAGTGIGLHYVKQLLLVHKGSIAAEVRPEGGMRFTFAIPVDESLYELTAEPATPAEFINGLGSAAPIVPDFAPEPDGAEVGTLPKIVIVEDNLQLLYYCKMIFAHRFRVLTADNGADGLTLIHDEMPDVVITDVLMSQMDGYELCHRIKHDLALSHIPVVILTAKISDQDKITGYQEGADVYMTKPFSPELLQTVVDNLLTSRKRLRDMLLSQARRPQEAEPENGEIHLSAADRTFMDKLCGIIDENISDNSLSTDTVCTAMCMSRASLFRKIKSLTGVSLNRFILIYRLNRAAEMVRSREYRFNEIADMLGFSTQSHFSYCFKQQFGMSPREYASRS; encoded by the coding sequence ATGGGAAACCTTTATCTTTCGAAAGCAGCAATCGTACTGTCCCTGCTGTGTTCGGGTCTGTTCCGCACGGAGGCGCAGGCCGGGCCGCAGCTCATCCGGCATCTGCCCAATCTGACGATCAACGGATTCGTGCAGGATCAGGTCGGGTACGTGTGGATCGCCACCAACAACGGGCTCTGCCGCTACAACGGCCAGGTGTACCGTTACTATCAGCACGAATCGGAAGAGCCCTATTCGCTTCCCGACAACCGGGTCCATGCCCTTCACGTCGATGACTCCGGCGTGTTGTGGATCGTCTCCGACAGCGGCATCAGCACCTACGATTCGGGGCACGACGGATTCGAGAGCGTCCTGCGCGGCAGCGGGCTGCACGGCATCGTTCCGCTGGGCTCCCGGATCGTCTGCTACGGCACGGGCGGCATGGTGCTCGTGGACGCCGCGGACCGCACGGTCCTGCAACGGAAACACGCTCCCCGCCACTGCCCCGCCGTGCTCGAATCCGACGGAAAAGAGCATCTGTGGGGCGGGCTGCCCGGCAAGCGCTCCGCACTCCTCCGCTACGACCGCGATCTGAACCTCTGCGACTCGGCCGCCCTGCCCCGCGCGACGGAATTCCGGAGCAGCTGCCGCGACACGCTCGGCCGCATCTGGTTCGGGTTGCAGCAGGGAATCTTCGTACTCGATCCCGAGACGCGTCAGGCCGCGGCCGACCCCGCCCTGACGCGCTGCGCGAACCGGATGTCCGGCCATTGCGTGACCATGCTCTTTCCGGATCGGTCCGGAACGGTCCACATCGGCACCCAGGGCAGCAACATCCACATGTTCAACGTCCCGAACGGCGTCGCCGAATACAACATCGCCTATCGGTTCCATCTGAGCCATACGAGCGATTTCCGGTGCGGGTTCAGCGACTCGGAGAACAACATCTGGATCGGCACGGGAGACCGGGGCTACGCGGTGAGGCACTCGCAGCGCAAGAACTTCAACTCCGCCTCCCGCCTTGCGCGGCTGACGCAGGGCAAATACATCAACGCCGTCTCCGCCCGGAAAGACGGCACGCTGTGGATCGGGAGCCGCTACAAGGGGCTGCTGGCCTACAATCCCGACGCTCCGGCGCTGTGGTACACCGTCTCGAACTGCGATTTCATGTCGCGGATCGCCAGCAACGGCATCGAATCACTGCATACGGGCTCGGACGAACGGCTGTGGATCAACATCAACGACCGCATCGTGGTCTGCACGACGGATCGCAGCCGCATCACCGGACACACGCTGCTGGCGGAGCGCGCCACGGTCAACCGGTTCTGCGAAGACTCCGGCAAACGGATGTGGGCCGCGACCGAAAAGGGCATTTTCGTATGGAAGGACGACGCTCCGGCGGGCCGGCTCTTCGCCGGCTGCGACGTGCAGGACATCATCCCGCTCGACGGCGACAGACTGCTGGCCGCCGTATCGGGCCGGGGCATCTTCACCGTCAGCACGCGCGATTTCAGCAGCAGCCTCTACCTCCAGCCGACCGACAGCATGACGGCCGGGGCGCTGCGCCGCCCGTCGTGCCTGCTGCGGAGAAGCGACGGCTCGCTGTGGATCGGCACCCGCTTCGACGGGGTCGTGCGCTACGATCCCCGGCAGGGTTTCCGCTCGTACACGCTCCACAGCGGAATGGCCAGCAACGAGATCTCCGACATGACCGAGGATGCCATCGGAAACGTATGGGTGAGCACCTCCTACGGACTCTCGCTCATTTCGCCCGCCTTCGAGCACGTCATCACCTACTTCCAGTCCGACCGGTTGCAGACCCAGCAGTTCTGCCCGCATTGCAGCCTCTCATCGCCGACGGCGCTCTACTTCGGCGGCAACACGGGACTGGCCCAGTTCTCGCCGCAGCGCATTCTGTCGAAGATCTCGCAGCAGCCCGTACCGCTGGTGCTCCGGGAGATCCGGGTCAACAGCGTGGCCCTGACGCCTTCGAAAACGGGCCCTCTGACGAAGCCGCTCAACGACACCGAACGCATCGTGCTCGGGCACAAGCAGCGCAACATCGACATCAGCTACGAGGCCGTGGCGTTCCTCTCGCCGGAGAAGATCCGTTTCGCCTACCGGCTGTGCGGCCGCAATGTCGATAACGAATGGCAATACGTCGAGAACCTGAGCATGGCCAACTACTCCCACCTGCCGGCAGGGCATTACGTCTTCGAACTGAAGGCGCGGAATCCGGACGGGTTCTGGAACGAGGAGCCGCGGCGGCTGGAGATCGTCGTCCGGCCCTCGCCGCTGCTGACGTGGTACGCCTTTCTCGTCTATGCGCTCGTCATAATCGGGGGCACGGGCTTCGCCAACCGGCTCTATCTGCACCGGAAGCGGCAGAAGATGGAACTGGAGCTGGCGCGCACGAAACTCAAAAGGGAGGAGGAGCTCACCAACATGAAGATCAACTTCTTCACGAACATCTCCCACGAACTGCGGACTCCCCTGTCGCTGATCTACGGCCCGGTCAACATGCTGCCGGGAGTGACCGACAAGAACTGGATGCGGGAGCTGATCGGCCTGATCAACTACAATGTCCAGAAACTGCTCGATCTGGTCGATCAGACGCTCGCGCTGAGCCGCATCGAAAACGACACGCTGCCCCTCTCGGTCTGCCGGCAGGACATTCTGCCCCACGTCCGGCGGCTGATGAACAGCTTCACCTGCTATGCCCGCGAGAAAGAGATCACGGTCGATCTGGATCTCCCTGCGGAACGGCTCGTCGTCGCCGTGGACATCGACAAGTTCGGCAAGATTCTGTCGAACCTGGTCTCCAACGCCCTGAAATACACCCCGAAGGAGGGGCACGTGGAGGTGCGCATCTCCCTCGAAACGGAACTCCCGGCGGCACTTGCGGAAGCGGTCCCGGCGGCGCAGTATCTGACGGTCAGCGTAACGGACAACGGCATCGGAATGAGCGAAGAGGATGTCTCCCGCATTTTCGAACGTTACAAACGGCTGACCCACAGCGAACGAAGCACGGCCGGCACGGGAATCGGGCTCCACTACGTCAAACAGCTGCTGCTGGTGCACAAGGGAAGCATCGCGGCGGAGGTGCGCCCCGAGGGCGGGATGCGTTTCACGTTCGCCATCCCCGTGGACGAATCGCTCTACGAGCTGACGGCCGAGCCGGCGACCCCGGCCGAATTCATCAACGGACTCGGCTCCGCCGCACCCATCGTCCCCGATTTCGCACCGGAACCGGACGGAGCGGAGGTCGGAACGCTCCCGAAAATCGTCATCGTCGAGGACAATTTGCAGCTGCTGTACTACTGCAAGATGATCTTCGCGCACCGCTTCCGCGTGCTGACGGCCGACAACGGCGCCGACGGGCTCACGCTGATCCACGACGAGATGCCGGACGTGGTGATCACCGATGTCCTGATGTCGCAGATGGACGGGTACGAACTCTGCCACCGCATCAAGCACGACCTGGCTCTGAGCCACATTCCGGTCGTCATTCTCACGGCCAAGATCTCCGACCAGGACAAAATCACGGGCTACCAGGAAGGGGCCGATGTCTATATGACCAAGCCGTTCAGTCCGGAGCTGTTGCAGACGGTCGTAGACAACCTCCTCACTTCGCGCAAACGGCTGCGCGACATGCTGCTTTCGCAGGCCCGCAGGCCGCAGGAGGCGGAACCGGAGAACGGGGAAATCCATCTGTCGGCCGCCGACAGGACCTTCATGGACAAGCTCTGCGGAATCATCGACGAGAACATTTCGGACAATTCGCTCAGCACCGACACCGTCTGTACGGCCATGTGCATGAGCCGCGCCAGCCTGTTCCGCAAGATCAAGTCGCTGACGGGCGTCTCCCTGAACCGCTTC